From a region of the Chitinophaga caseinilytica genome:
- a CDS encoding RagB/SusD family nutrient uptake outer membrane protein, protein MGAASLTSCSDKQLDVEPRDRLTDANVWTDPGASDLFLNDIYRSLPDGNNWYDPVENWSDNAICGFAWPTSRTLVQQALYSPANAGLSGEVSNMYNWSTNYTYIRKCNVFIKNVTASSSLSADYKKGRLAQARFLRAYFYHNLWMAFGGVPVITDVLDVETQGNDVFRARNTSAETLKFITDECAAIYADLPPVPNSGKIGKGAAMALKGWCELFAGNWAAAAASNKKIMDELDYDLDPDYAALFLSKGNASKESILYREYAPPGSGKGGSLDGLIGPTFTKGGAETSWGGMNPTQDLVEDYAMANGKVITDPTSGYNPQKPYENREKRFYQSIVYDGSWFYNDTIFTRRGIGSPNEIDLTDRDDAGQTGYYPRKRMATDITLGAASWDGFTSYQNYIIFRYAEVLLNYAEAQNEAVGPDATVYAAVDAVRGRSDLTGLPAGMGKDQMRTAIRRERRVELAFEDKRYWDLIRWKIAEVNLNRPLRGISITVAPNGSLQYAPVDARGGDRKFFANKNYLFPIPQSVIEQNPKLQGKQNPGY, encoded by the coding sequence ATGGGGGCAGCTTCGCTGACATCCTGTTCAGACAAACAACTGGATGTGGAACCGCGCGACAGGCTTACAGACGCCAATGTCTGGACCGATCCCGGCGCTTCCGACCTTTTCCTGAACGATATCTACCGCAGCCTGCCCGACGGCAACAACTGGTACGATCCGGTAGAGAACTGGTCAGACAATGCGATCTGCGGATTTGCCTGGCCCACCTCCCGGACGCTCGTCCAGCAAGCACTCTATTCTCCCGCAAACGCAGGCCTGTCGGGCGAAGTGAGCAATATGTACAACTGGTCTACCAACTACACCTATATTCGCAAATGCAACGTGTTCATCAAGAACGTGACCGCATCTTCCTCTCTTTCCGCCGATTATAAAAAAGGAAGGCTGGCCCAGGCCCGCTTTCTGCGCGCCTATTTTTACCACAACCTCTGGATGGCCTTCGGCGGCGTACCCGTGATCACCGATGTGCTCGACGTGGAAACACAGGGCAACGACGTGTTCCGGGCACGCAACACTTCCGCAGAAACACTGAAATTCATTACCGACGAATGCGCCGCCATCTACGCCGACCTGCCGCCCGTGCCAAATTCCGGCAAGATCGGGAAAGGTGCCGCCATGGCGCTGAAAGGCTGGTGTGAGCTGTTTGCCGGGAATTGGGCCGCCGCTGCCGCGAGCAATAAAAAAATCATGGACGAGCTGGATTACGACCTCGATCCCGACTACGCGGCGCTGTTCCTCAGCAAAGGCAACGCCAGCAAAGAATCCATTCTCTACCGCGAATACGCGCCCCCGGGATCGGGCAAAGGCGGCAGCCTCGACGGGCTCATCGGCCCCACGTTCACCAAAGGCGGCGCAGAAACCTCCTGGGGCGGCATGAACCCCACGCAAGACCTCGTGGAAGACTATGCCATGGCCAACGGGAAAGTCATCACCGACCCCACGTCCGGCTACAACCCGCAAAAGCCGTACGAAAACCGGGAAAAACGTTTTTACCAGTCTATCGTATATGACGGCTCCTGGTTCTACAACGATACGATTTTCACCCGCCGCGGGATCGGAAGCCCCAACGAGATAGACCTCACCGACCGCGACGATGCCGGCCAAACCGGGTATTATCCCCGCAAGCGCATGGCCACCGATATTACGCTGGGCGCCGCCAGCTGGGACGGCTTCACCAGCTACCAGAACTACATCATTTTCCGGTATGCGGAAGTGCTGCTGAACTATGCCGAAGCGCAGAACGAAGCCGTAGGCCCCGATGCAACGGTATACGCCGCGGTAGACGCTGTACGTGGCCGCTCCGATCTCACCGGCCTGCCGGCGGGCATGGGCAAAGACCAGATGCGCACGGCCATCCGCCGGGAAAGAAGGGTGGAATTGGCGTTTGAAGACAAGCGTTACTGGGACCTCATCCGCTGGAAAATCGCCGAAGTGAACCTGAACCGCCCCCTGCGCGGGATTTCCATTACCGTGGCGCCCAACGGATCGCTGCAATACGCGCCGGTAGACGCGCGCGGCGGCGACCGGAAATTTTTCGCCAACAAAAACTATTTATTCCCCATACCGCAAAGCGTGATCGAACAGAATCCGAAATTGCAGGGCAAACAAAACCCTGGCTACTGA